The following proteins are encoded in a genomic region of Thiomonas sp. X19:
- a CDS encoding AraC family transcriptional regulator, translating to MENQTQGTSAHAWERLLADRFVPGQVILDDGGPGGRLEQHAKFNRLWLAQLSVRPQSITHAVPDLGTLSAEVRASIVAHVVVEGDGFIEQNGTRLSFGAGDISFRNLAEPSRVVFKTPGSFYALRLPATAIRLHRADHARYRPLAPRIARGAALPAETVRRALSGMAMDGSCGTADFYMSFALPWLLAAAYHGDSAPAPAIRAGNELRWQQALDYVEQHLYDADVLSAVACAQAIGVSERYLHRLFAQRGLRFSRIVLAKRLEAAQAMLQCEAYREQAIASIAYQCGFKDPAHFSRLFKERYGVSPRNCRTND from the coding sequence CAGACGCAGGGGACGTCGGCGCACGCATGGGAGCGGCTGCTGGCAGATCGCTTCGTGCCAGGCCAGGTCATCCTCGATGACGGCGGCCCCGGCGGCCGCCTGGAGCAGCATGCGAAGTTCAACAGGCTGTGGTTGGCGCAGCTATCGGTTCGCCCGCAGTCGATCACTCACGCGGTTCCAGATCTCGGCACGCTATCGGCCGAGGTACGCGCATCCATCGTCGCTCACGTCGTTGTCGAAGGCGACGGCTTCATTGAACAGAACGGCACGCGCCTGTCCTTCGGCGCCGGGGACATCTCGTTCCGCAACCTTGCCGAGCCATCGCGTGTCGTGTTCAAGACGCCCGGCAGCTTCTACGCCCTACGCCTGCCGGCAACGGCCATACGCCTCCATCGTGCGGACCACGCGAGGTACCGCCCCCTTGCGCCGCGGATCGCGCGCGGCGCCGCTCTGCCTGCTGAGACAGTCCGCCGGGCTCTCTCTGGCATGGCCATGGATGGCTCGTGCGGTACCGCCGATTTCTACATGTCCTTTGCGCTGCCGTGGCTGTTGGCAGCCGCCTATCACGGTGATTCAGCGCCAGCGCCCGCCATCCGAGCCGGAAATGAACTGCGCTGGCAACAGGCGCTCGACTACGTTGAGCAGCATTTGTACGACGCGGACGTTCTGTCCGCCGTGGCCTGCGCGCAAGCGATCGGCGTGTCAGAACGCTATCTGCACCGGCTGTTCGCCCAGCGAGGACTGCGCTTCTCGCGGATCGTGCTGGCCAAGCGTCTCGAGGCCGCGCAAGCGATGCTGCAATGCGAGGCCTACCGGGAGCAGGCCATCGCCTCCATCGCCTATCAATGCGGCTTCAAGGATCCCGCACATTTCAGCAGGCTGTTCAAGGAGCGC